In one window of Synechococcus sp. M16CYN DNA:
- a CDS encoding sugar ABC transporter permease — protein sequence MNILITLPAFLLIAIVFGWPILYYAWLSFHASSVLTGLVPVANGGANWSRMLNDTRFWLDAYQTFRFALVSVGLELILALAIALLLNQRWRGRGATRALSLLPWALPTTMMALGWRWIFNSPYGPIEQLAKNVGIESMNLLSSPVFAWMVTVLADVWKTTPFVALILLAGLQTIPEDMYAAFHLEGGTSIQALRQVTIPLLLPYILLGLLFRLAQAFGVFDLIQILTGGGPAGSNESLALYAYLNGMRFLDFGYSATIMIGGFILLSVVVLFGTLLLRSTGSFRFLHL from the coding sequence GTGAACATACTCATTACTTTGCCAGCTTTTCTACTAATAGCCATCGTATTTGGCTGGCCAATTCTCTACTACGCTTGGTTAAGTTTTCATGCTAGCTCTGTTTTAACTGGATTGGTCCCGGTCGCCAACGGAGGCGCCAACTGGTCAAGGATGCTCAATGATACCCGCTTTTGGCTTGATGCTTACCAGACTTTTCGATTCGCGTTGGTGTCTGTTGGCCTGGAACTGATATTGGCTCTTGCCATTGCTCTACTCCTCAACCAGCGCTGGCGAGGACGCGGCGCCACAAGGGCTCTTTCTCTTTTACCTTGGGCTCTTCCTACAACTATGATGGCTCTGGGTTGGCGATGGATTTTTAACAGTCCTTATGGTCCCATTGAGCAACTTGCGAAAAATGTAGGGATCGAATCGATGAATCTCCTCTCCAGTCCTGTATTTGCCTGGATGGTAACAGTTTTAGCTGACGTTTGGAAAACTACTCCTTTTGTTGCCCTTATCCTTTTAGCGGGGCTGCAGACAATTCCCGAAGATATGTATGCCGCATTTCACTTGGAGGGAGGGACTTCTATTCAAGCGCTAAGGCAAGTCACCATCCCTCTTCTCCTACCTTATATATTGCTCGGCTTGCTGTTCAGATTAGCTCAAGCCTTTGGCGTATTCGACTTGATCCAGATTCTCACCGGAGGAGGACCTGCTGGTAGTAATGAAAGCTTGGCTTTATATGCATATCTCAATGGTATGCGATTTCTTGATTTTGGATACAGTGCTACTATAATGATCGGTGGGTTTATTCTTCTTAGTGTGGTTGTCCTATTTGGAACTCTTTTACTGCGGTCAACGGGATCGTTTCGATTTTTGCATCTATGA
- a CDS encoding ABC transporter substrate-binding protein, which produces MKLFVQFFSGLIFLLICAGVVRSGASQAEPVSILMPAPYADANAGLVKAFNREYRGKIHLNVIRGPLETESISDLAISSLLLGDTAFDALLIDVTWLPKYAASGWLEPLDPWFDETSLDGLVLGAQLGNHYDNHLYRWPLVADIGLLYWRTDLMQEPPATPQDLSDMAIDLVKSKRVANGFVWQGRQYEGLSCNFVEILHAFGGIWINPTTGQVELNKPSATRAAQWMRTLISDGASPKAVTNQSESESLQAFKYGDAALMRNWPYAWAELQKPESKVRGKVGVTLMVAEPDHDPAATIGSWGLSLLKQSRHREATVKAIRFLTSETAQRQRFRDQGYTPTELSLFSDPELVAMSPVLPEIAKALRYSVQRPSSPIYAQLSDVLQRQLNGLLTIRMVKAKDSVERIMERTYRKSELILKATGAKL; this is translated from the coding sequence ATGAAACTATTTGTCCAGTTTTTCAGTGGCTTGATTTTCTTGTTGATTTGTGCCGGAGTTGTTCGGTCTGGTGCCTCACAAGCCGAACCAGTCTCAATTTTAATGCCAGCACCTTACGCAGATGCAAACGCTGGCCTGGTCAAAGCATTTAACCGTGAATACCGAGGCAAGATTCACCTCAACGTAATTCGTGGCCCGCTGGAAACAGAATCTATCTCTGACTTAGCGATCAGCAGCTTGCTGTTAGGAGATACAGCATTTGATGCATTGCTCATTGATGTGACCTGGCTTCCGAAATATGCTGCATCAGGATGGCTGGAACCTTTAGATCCTTGGTTTGACGAAACATCCCTGGATGGGTTGGTCCTGGGTGCCCAACTTGGTAATCATTACGACAACCATTTATATCGTTGGCCTCTCGTAGCGGACATTGGTCTTCTTTATTGGCGAACCGATCTGATGCAAGAACCTCCTGCCACCCCCCAAGATTTATCGGATATGGCTATTGACCTTGTTAAATCCAAGCGTGTGGCTAACGGTTTTGTTTGGCAGGGTCGCCAATATGAAGGTCTGAGTTGTAACTTCGTTGAAATACTTCATGCATTTGGTGGCATTTGGATTAACCCAACTACAGGGCAGGTTGAATTAAATAAGCCCTCTGCAACTCGAGCAGCACAATGGATGCGAACGTTAATTAGCGATGGAGCCAGTCCGAAGGCAGTTACAAATCAATCAGAATCGGAATCACTACAGGCATTTAAATATGGTGATGCAGCGTTAATGCGTAATTGGCCTTACGCTTGGGCTGAGCTGCAAAAGCCCGAGAGTAAAGTACGCGGCAAGGTCGGCGTCACATTGATGGTTGCTGAACCAGATCATGATCCCGCTGCCACCATCGGAAGCTGGGGTTTGAGTTTGTTGAAACAATCACGCCATCGCGAAGCGACCGTTAAAGCGATTCGCTTCCTTACATCCGAAACAGCACAACGCCAACGATTCCGGGATCAGGGTTACACCCCTACTGAGCTAAGCCTATTCTCAGATCCTGAACTCGTCGCTATGTCGCCGGTCTTACCAGAAATTGCCAAAGCTTTACGATACTCAGTTCAACGTCCGTCATCCCCAATCTACGCTCAGCTCAGTGATGTGCTGCAACGTCAACTAAACGGATTACTAACCATCCGGATGGTAAAAGCCAAAGACTCAGTAGAGCGAATTATGGAACGTACTTACAGAAAAAGCGAGCTGATCTTGAAAGCAACAGGAGCTAAACTGTGA
- the ggpS gene encoding glucosylglycerol-phosphate synthase: protein MSKGRSSFIILYHRTPFDESIDSNGNRMWVDQKSPNGIIPTLRNLFRNQEDGTWIAWRRVNQTDNAEDELIEMKNPAPFTLCRIPLEDKQISSFYHITSKECFWPILHTFPTHFNVNNADWGIFEDVNRYFANAACYQAVEGATVWVHDYNLWLVPGYIRCKRPDLKIAFFHHTPFPSNDVFAILPWREQILESLLCCDVVGFHIPRYTENFARAASTIVGAKRGPKVPVDSKFIPVGTALSEGTVTSYLEYKDQHIRLLSSPVGTSPDVIQELSWSASVESHGELIVQDTKKGRKLILSASRVDYTKGNEALLLAFERLLERREDLHGAIVLMLACVAAAGGMKIYEDTQRAIEEMAGRINGRFSQIDWVPIRFSTRRIPYDEMVAWFCQADVCWITPLRDGLNLVAKEYAAARRNRGGVLVLSEFTGASVVLDGAILTNPYSNRRMDESIESALFMGAKAQRDRMSRMCTAVENYTVKDWAQEQLAGLNQPTPT from the coding sequence ATGAGCAAAGGCAGAAGTTCCTTCATTATTCTTTATCATCGAACACCATTTGACGAGTCAATCGATTCGAATGGGAATAGAATGTGGGTTGATCAAAAAAGCCCTAACGGAATCATTCCTACCCTAAGAAATTTATTTCGAAACCAAGAAGATGGTACCTGGATAGCTTGGAGGCGTGTTAATCAAACTGATAATGCAGAAGATGAACTTATCGAAATGAAAAATCCTGCACCATTCACCCTCTGCAGAATTCCACTTGAAGACAAGCAAATATCTAGCTTCTATCACATCACGTCGAAAGAGTGCTTTTGGCCAATTCTTCATACTTTTCCGACACACTTTAACGTCAATAATGCAGATTGGGGGATTTTTGAAGATGTTAATCGTTACTTCGCAAATGCTGCTTGCTATCAGGCTGTTGAAGGAGCAACTGTATGGGTTCATGACTACAATCTTTGGCTTGTTCCTGGATATATTCGTTGTAAGCGACCAGATTTAAAGATTGCTTTTTTTCATCATACACCATTCCCAAGTAACGACGTATTCGCTATACTTCCATGGCGAGAACAAATTCTTGAAAGTTTGCTTTGTTGTGATGTAGTTGGGTTTCATATTCCTCGATATACAGAAAACTTTGCCCGTGCAGCAAGTACTATTGTTGGGGCTAAACGGGGTCCAAAAGTTCCTGTTGATTCAAAATTTATCCCTGTAGGAACGGCACTATCTGAAGGCACTGTAACCAGCTACCTTGAATACAAGGATCAACATATTCGTCTTTTGAGTTCACCTGTTGGCACATCACCTGATGTAATTCAAGAATTAAGCTGGAGTGCGTCGGTCGAAAGCCACGGAGAATTAATTGTTCAAGATACAAAGAAAGGGCGCAAGTTAATTCTCTCTGCCAGTAGAGTTGATTACACCAAGGGTAATGAGGCATTACTTCTTGCTTTTGAACGTCTTCTTGAAAGGAGAGAAGATCTCCACGGTGCGATCGTATTGATGCTGGCGTGTGTAGCTGCTGCAGGTGGAATGAAGATCTATGAAGATACGCAGCGTGCAATTGAGGAAATGGCAGGTCGAATCAATGGTAGATTCAGCCAAATTGATTGGGTCCCAATCCGGTTTTCGACCCGAAGGATTCCCTACGATGAGATGGTGGCATGGTTTTGCCAAGCTGATGTTTGTTGGATTACCCCTCTAAGAGATGGTTTAAATCTTGTGGCCAAGGAATACGCAGCAGCAAGACGGAACCGTGGGGGTGTCCTCGTTCTTTCTGAGTTCACAGGCGCTTCTGTAGTTTTAGATGGTGCGATTCTCACTAACCCCTACTCTAATCGTCGTATGGATGAATCAATTGAATCAGCACTTTTCATGGGTGCAAAAGCCCAACGAGATCGTATGAGCCGTATGTGTACAGCTGTTGAGAATTACACCGTGAAGGACTGGGCTCAAGAACAGCTTGCTGGTTTAAATCAACCCACACCAACATGA
- a CDS encoding peroxiredoxin, translating into MRRRDLILRTGLLVTAIFLRPSRVSALGGNVLNVGAPAPTFKLAGANRLQPEQTSWSLEDYRSRWLAIYFYPKDFTGGCTIEARGFEALHPEFLAAGAEVIGISADGLDDHESFCESEGLSFPLLSDPEGAISKAYGSWMAPYSLRHTFLIDPEGVLRQRWVAVRPSGHAQEVLDVLKNLQNKTSV; encoded by the coding sequence GTGCGCCGGCGAGATCTCATCCTCAGGACCGGTCTTCTGGTGACAGCTATATTTTTGAGGCCCTCACGAGTCTCTGCGCTCGGAGGAAATGTTCTGAACGTAGGGGCACCGGCTCCAACATTCAAACTAGCTGGAGCAAACCGCTTGCAGCCTGAACAAACTAGTTGGTCTCTGGAGGATTACAGGAGTCGCTGGCTAGCCATTTATTTTTACCCAAAGGATTTCACGGGAGGATGCACAATCGAAGCTCGTGGTTTTGAGGCGCTGCATCCCGAATTCCTCGCTGCTGGTGCTGAAGTTATTGGTATCAGTGCCGATGGTCTTGACGATCATGAATCGTTTTGTGAAAGCGAAGGGCTGAGTTTCCCGCTTCTCTCCGACCCAGAAGGTGCGATCAGTAAGGCCTATGGCTCTTGGATGGCGCCCTATTCTTTAAGACATACTTTTTTGATAGATCCTGAAGGAGTGCTACGGCAACGTTGGGTCGCCGTTCGTCCAAGTGGTCACGCCCAGGAAGTGTTAGATGTTCTAAAGAATCTCCAAAATAAGACTTCTGTTTGA
- the rpmB gene encoding 50S ribosomal protein L28, which translates to MSRVCQLTGTRANNGMAVSHSHIRTKKLQQANLQQRRLWWAEGKRWVKLRVTTRALKTIQKKGLGPYAKSLGINLARL; encoded by the coding sequence ATGTCTCGAGTATGCCAGCTCACAGGCACTCGCGCCAACAATGGCATGGCCGTAAGCCACTCCCATATCCGTACCAAAAAGTTACAGCAGGCTAATCTGCAGCAGCGCCGCCTTTGGTGGGCTGAGGGCAAGCGCTGGGTGAAGTTGCGGGTTACAACTCGCGCTTTAAAAACGATCCAGAAAAAAGGTCTTGGCCCATATGCCAAATCTCTAGGCATTAACCTGGCGAGACTCTGA
- the htpG gene encoding molecular chaperone HtpG, whose protein sequence is MTMLNEQGQIQIHTENIFPIIKKAVYSGHEVFLRELVSNGVDAISKRRMAAMASDCSEGEDGAIKIHADRKAKTLTISDNGIGMTADEVKRYINQVAFSSAEDFLKKYKQENDAIIGHFGLGFYSSFMVAERVELLTKSAKPDSEAVCWSCDGSPNFTLTNADRTEAGTDVILHLMEEELEYIEPARIRNLINTYCDFMAVPVKLEGEIINKTVAPWRKNAQELTDRDYTDLYNYLYPFQGDPLLWIHLNTDYPYNLQGILFFPKQTSQANWEKGSIKLYCNQVFVSDSIKELVPRYLLPLRGIIDSTDIPLNVSRSALQTDRRVRSIGSFVARKVSDRLCNIKKDNPKAYAEAWEFLEPFVKIGAMEDEKFANQISESILFGTTAAVKDGDNQDPIGANGKAFTTLEGYKSRLLNDNNNRILYSTDDVSQAGALSLWASQGAEILKLETVIDTQFISWLEHRYTDLKFQRVDAELDESLKENESELAYQNGKTDSESLRTLIKDALNNDKVTVQVQSLKADAAPPTMILLPEQMRRINDMGALMEQRLPGLPDHHVLLVNRRHPLVEGLLKLQTGNVIVDSSGTSPTQSLSRDLARHLYDMARLSVGGLKPNELAVFQGRSIELMATLLQRGL, encoded by the coding sequence ATGACGATGTTAAATGAGCAGGGCCAGATTCAAATACACACTGAAAATATATTTCCTATCATAAAAAAGGCGGTTTACTCCGGCCATGAAGTGTTTCTGAGAGAACTCGTAAGCAACGGTGTTGATGCGATTAGCAAGCGGCGTATGGCTGCCATGGCATCTGATTGCAGCGAGGGAGAAGATGGTGCAATCAAGATTCACGCCGATCGTAAAGCGAAAACGCTCACTATTTCCGACAATGGAATTGGAATGACCGCCGATGAAGTGAAGCGCTACATCAACCAGGTTGCATTTTCTAGTGCTGAGGATTTTCTGAAGAAATACAAACAGGAAAACGACGCAATTATAGGTCATTTTGGACTGGGTTTTTATTCAAGTTTTATGGTGGCGGAACGCGTTGAACTGCTTACCAAATCGGCAAAACCTGACAGTGAAGCTGTTTGTTGGAGCTGCGACGGGTCACCTAATTTCACCCTGACCAATGCTGATCGTACAGAAGCGGGTACCGATGTGATTCTTCATCTAATGGAGGAAGAGTTGGAATATATAGAACCAGCAAGAATCCGTAATCTGATCAATACCTACTGCGATTTTATGGCAGTGCCGGTAAAGCTTGAAGGAGAAATAATCAATAAAACGGTTGCACCATGGCGCAAGAATGCTCAAGAACTGACCGATCGGGATTATACTGATCTTTATAATTATCTTTATCCGTTTCAAGGTGATCCATTACTTTGGATTCACCTTAATACGGACTATCCATATAATTTACAAGGAATTCTCTTCTTTCCGAAGCAAACTAGTCAAGCTAACTGGGAAAAAGGCAGCATCAAACTTTATTGCAACCAGGTATTTGTTAGCGATTCTATCAAAGAACTTGTACCTCGTTATCTTCTTCCTTTAAGAGGTATAATCGATTCAACAGACATCCCATTAAACGTCAGCAGAAGCGCTTTACAGACTGATCGTCGTGTTCGATCAATTGGTAGTTTTGTAGCGAGAAAAGTGTCCGATCGTCTTTGCAATATTAAAAAAGATAATCCTAAAGCTTATGCAGAAGCGTGGGAGTTTCTGGAACCATTCGTAAAAATTGGTGCCATGGAAGATGAAAAATTTGCTAATCAAATCTCTGAATCGATTTTATTTGGAACAACAGCAGCTGTTAAGGATGGGGACAATCAAGACCCTATAGGTGCTAATGGCAAAGCCTTTACCACACTAGAGGGCTATAAAAGTCGCTTACTAAATGATAACAACAATCGAATTCTCTACAGTACTGATGATGTCTCCCAAGCAGGAGCTCTAAGCCTTTGGGCTTCTCAAGGAGCTGAAATATTGAAGCTAGAGACGGTGATTGATACACAGTTCATCTCTTGGCTTGAGCATCGCTACACAGATCTCAAATTCCAACGGGTAGATGCTGAACTTGACGAAAGCCTCAAGGAAAACGAGTCAGAACTTGCTTATCAGAACGGCAAAACTGACTCCGAGAGCTTACGCACGCTGATCAAAGATGCTCTAAATAACGATAAAGTCACTGTTCAGGTACAGTCGCTTAAAGCTGATGCGGCACCGCCAACAATGATTTTGTTGCCGGAACAAATGCGCCGCATTAATGATATGGGGGCACTCATGGAACAACGTCTCCCTGGTCTTCCCGATCATCACGTTTTGCTGGTTAACCGTCGCCATCCCTTGGTGGAAGGACTGCTCAAACTCCAGACGGGTAATGTTATTGTGGATAGCAGCGGGACCTCACCGACTCAGAGCCTTTCTAGAGATCTTGCAAGGCATCTCTATGATATGGCCCGTCTCAGTGTTGGTGGTCTCAAGCCTAATGAGCTAGCAGTCTTTCAAGGTCGCAGTATCGAGCTGATGGCAACTTTGCTGCAGCGGGGTCTATGA
- a CDS encoding ferredoxin family protein yields MTHTIVTDICEGIADCIDACPIACINQGNGKNKKGTDFYWIDFQTCIDCGICLQVCPVEGAILPEERPELQRASM; encoded by the coding sequence ATGACTCACACCATAGTTACCGATATATGTGAGGGCATTGCCGACTGCATTGACGCTTGCCCTATAGCTTGTATCAATCAGGGCAATGGTAAAAATAAAAAAGGAACAGATTTTTACTGGATTGACTTTCAAACATGTATTGATTGCGGAATTTGTCTACAAGTTTGCCCAGTAGAAGGGGCAATTCTTCCAGAAGAGCGTCCGGAGCTCCAGAGGGCATCGATGTAA
- a CDS encoding ATP phosphoribosyltransferase regulatory subunit — protein sequence MALQPAAGAKDLNPRQVETNRNLTERLARVFRLWGYDEVSPPRIERMKTLMAGGAIASRDIVRLVADDPLGLRPEMTASIARAASTRLANRPRPMRLWASGTVFQSRAADEGGQRIEENLQSSVELFGVAAIEAEMELLSLLMASVAVLNLGSMNCPRLLLGHTRIMELILQPFKGSKRDAVRSALIHFDRLAIETMELSVKERQVLLTLLDCRGTPEQVLRQLQTFFGQQPVFNDLSRLCTLLRRTALEQGIVVQLDPSFQPRFKLYTGWVFQLVCNGRSAPVVIARGGRYDDLVQRCGAPSNQAFGAGFSLAIDPIRELMADGGIVAEAEPDVIVVYSSQSNLEEALERQRGWHESGRGAVIELHPIKSVDEAQLLAQARGKLQLDWIGP from the coding sequence ATGGCGCTGCAACCGGCAGCTGGCGCAAAGGATCTGAATCCGCGTCAAGTAGAAACCAATCGGAATCTTACTGAGCGACTCGCTCGCGTGTTTCGACTCTGGGGTTACGACGAGGTGTCACCACCGCGGATCGAACGGATGAAAACCTTGATGGCTGGCGGCGCTATTGCAAGCCGTGACATCGTGCGTCTTGTGGCAGACGACCCGCTGGGATTAAGGCCGGAAATGACGGCCTCAATTGCCCGTGCAGCCAGTACTCGACTCGCCAATAGACCACGCCCAATGCGTTTATGGGCTTCGGGAACTGTGTTCCAGTCAAGGGCTGCAGACGAGGGCGGTCAGCGTATCGAAGAAAACCTGCAAAGCAGCGTTGAACTCTTTGGAGTGGCAGCCATTGAAGCAGAGATGGAATTACTAAGCCTGCTGATGGCTTCAGTGGCTGTTCTAAATCTTGGTTCTATGAATTGTCCTCGCCTTCTTTTAGGGCATACCAGAATCATGGAACTGATTCTCCAGCCCTTTAAAGGATCAAAACGGGATGCTGTGCGTTCGGCTCTGATCCATTTTGACCGATTGGCAATCGAGACTATGGAGTTGTCGGTTAAAGAGCGACAAGTACTACTGACCTTGCTTGATTGTCGTGGTACCCCCGAGCAGGTTCTACGTCAACTTCAAACTTTTTTCGGCCAGCAACCCGTGTTTAACGACCTTAGTCGCCTGTGCACGCTTTTGAGGCGAACAGCCCTTGAACAAGGGATCGTGGTCCAACTCGACCCCAGTTTTCAACCTCGATTTAAGCTCTACACCGGTTGGGTGTTCCAATTAGTTTGTAATGGACGCTCCGCTCCCGTCGTCATCGCCCGTGGTGGCCGTTACGATGATCTTGTTCAGCGTTGTGGTGCTCCCAGTAATCAGGCCTTTGGTGCAGGATTCAGCCTAGCTATAGATCCGATACGAGAACTTATGGCCGATGGAGGTATTGTGGCTGAAGCGGAGCCAGATGTGATAGTGGTCTACTCTTCACAATCGAATCTGGAAGAGGCGCTTGAACGCCAACGTGGTTGGCACGAATCTGGTCGGGGAGCTGTAATCGAATTGCATCCGATCAAGTCAGTGGATGAGGCACAATTGCTCGCCCAAGCTCGTGGGAAACTTCAGCTAGACTGGATCGGTCCGTAG
- a CDS encoding inositol monophosphatase family protein — translation MKQQLTTTAAFEASLEEARLSQLVSIARRAAEEGGAELMRHYGRLSLIENKGRAGDLITNADLAAERVVLDFLAKETPDIAVLAEESGAIGAQDGLRWCVDPLDGTTNFAHGYPFFATSIGLTFNQKPLLGAIAIPLLGETYWGAPGIGAFCNERAIKTSSCEHLGESLLVTGFGYDRCSQLDNNYAEFCWFTHRTRGVRRSGAASVDLAFVAAGRQDGYWERGLSPWDLAAGVALVELAGGCVSGYEGEVCQINNGRVVAAGPSLHPIILNVLAQVSPLSGEAFGAPEITVMGS, via the coding sequence ATGAAACAACAACTCACCACCACAGCAGCGTTTGAGGCTTCTTTGGAAGAAGCAAGGTTATCTCAGCTGGTTAGCATTGCTCGAAGGGCTGCCGAAGAAGGCGGAGCCGAGCTCATGCGCCACTACGGCCGCCTCTCATTGATTGAAAATAAAGGTCGTGCGGGAGACCTTATCACTAACGCAGACCTTGCTGCGGAACGGGTTGTCTTGGACTTTCTAGCTAAAGAGACTCCTGACATCGCTGTTTTGGCAGAGGAAAGTGGCGCCATAGGCGCACAAGATGGACTGCGCTGGTGTGTGGATCCGCTTGATGGAACAACCAACTTTGCTCACGGATATCCTTTCTTTGCTACATCCATCGGTCTTACCTTTAACCAAAAACCTTTGCTTGGTGCTATTGCAATCCCCCTTTTAGGGGAAACCTATTGGGGTGCACCAGGAATCGGAGCTTTCTGCAATGAACGCGCTATCAAGACTAGTTCCTGTGAGCATCTTGGGGAGTCTCTACTTGTAACAGGATTTGGCTATGATCGTTGTTCGCAGCTAGACAATAACTATGCTGAATTCTGCTGGTTTACACATCGCACTCGTGGCGTAAGGCGGAGCGGTGCCGCTTCTGTTGACTTGGCCTTTGTAGCCGCAGGCAGACAGGATGGTTATTGGGAGCGCGGCTTATCCCCCTGGGACTTAGCTGCAGGTGTGGCTCTAGTTGAACTTGCAGGAGGTTGTGTCAGTGGATACGAAGGTGAAGTATGTCAAATCAATAACGGCAGAGTTGTTGCTGCGGGGCCATCCCTCCATCCAATTATACTGAATGTCCTTGCTCAGGTTTCACCGCTGAGCGGCGAGGCGTTTGGAGCACCCGAAATCACGGTTATGGGATCCTGA
- a CDS encoding 2Fe-2S iron-sulfur cluster-binding protein, with the protein MGSIHQITIHWRQQNRTITHKVPEGEYILQSFEQQGDSLPFSCRNGCCTSCAVRVRSGTLDQGEAIGLSHKLRGQGYGLLCVARAIGPLEAETQDEDEVYDLQFGQHFGHGKIGHGFLLDEEY; encoded by the coding sequence ATGGGCTCAATCCACCAAATCACCATTCACTGGCGGCAGCAGAACCGCACTATCACCCACAAGGTCCCAGAAGGGGAGTACATACTGCAGAGCTTTGAACAACAAGGGGACTCCCTTCCATTTTCTTGTCGCAATGGATGCTGCACAAGCTGTGCCGTCAGAGTTCGGAGCGGCACTCTCGACCAAGGGGAAGCTATAGGGTTATCCCACAAACTCCGCGGCCAAGGCTACGGGCTTTTATGCGTTGCCAGAGCAATTGGTCCTTTAGAGGCAGAGACCCAAGACGAAGACGAAGTTTACGATCTCCAGTTCGGACAACATTTTGGTCACGGCAAAATCGGCCACGGCTTTCTCCTAGATGAGGAGTATTAA
- the pstB gene encoding phosphate ABC transporter ATP-binding protein PstB gives MVNVTKTIQHNKKEEIIISLQNVTISYSGAEAVRNVFCDIPRGRVTAFIGPSGCGKSTVLRSLNRMNDLIDGCALKGRVLFDGSDLYAPEVDPVEVRRRIGMVFQQPNPFPKSIYENIAFGARINGFIGDMDELVERSLRQAAVWDECKDKLNDSGYSLSGGQQQRLCIARTIAIQPEVILMDEPCSALDPISTLKIEETMHELKKDFTIVIVTHNMQQAVRVSDVTAFYNAEPVEGGSGKVGYLVEFNETEGIFNSPQQQATQDYVSGRFG, from the coding sequence ATGGTTAACGTCACCAAAACAATCCAACACAATAAAAAAGAGGAAATTATTATCTCACTACAAAATGTGACTATTAGTTACAGTGGTGCCGAGGCGGTTAGAAATGTTTTCTGTGATATACCACGTGGCAGAGTGACAGCTTTCATCGGCCCTTCTGGTTGTGGTAAGTCAACGGTTTTGCGTTCTCTTAATCGTATGAATGACCTAATTGATGGCTGCGCACTTAAGGGTCGAGTTTTATTTGATGGTTCTGATTTATACGCACCAGAAGTTGATCCAGTGGAAGTCCGACGACGCATTGGTATGGTCTTTCAACAGCCCAATCCTTTTCCGAAGAGCATCTACGAAAACATAGCCTTTGGAGCGCGAATCAATGGGTTCATAGGGGATATGGATGAACTAGTAGAGCGCTCACTTCGACAAGCAGCTGTGTGGGATGAGTGTAAAGACAAGCTAAATGATAGTGGGTATTCTCTGTCAGGTGGCCAGCAGCAGCGCCTATGCATTGCACGCACAATTGCGATTCAACCAGAAGTGATTCTGATGGACGAACCTTGTTCGGCATTAGACCCGATCTCCACGCTAAAGATCGAAGAAACGATGCACGAACTCAAGAAAGACTTTACTATTGTTATTGTTACTCATAATATGCAGCAAGCTGTTCGCGTCAGCGATGTAACTGCCTTTTATAATGCCGAGCCAGTTGAAGGTGGAAGTGGAAAGGTTGGCTACCTCGTCGAGTTCAACGAAACGGAAGGAATTTTTAACTCGCCGCAGCAACAAGCTACCCAAGATTATGTATCCGGTCGCTTCGGCTGA